The sequence GACAGTAAAACTACATAGAACCAACTGTGCATATCAAAATATTTATACGGCACCTGACAAAAGGTGTGGAATTTACAATTAGCGGTCATGATTAAAGCTCTTTTGGCATATGAAGTATGTAAATAGAGTTCtgaggaaaatgtcaaaaaataaatctgaacagaatataatagtcctttaaaaaaaaaaagtcaaacatATTCAGAAATCATGAGGCCAAAAAATGAAATCCTGAAATTGATCTAAAACAAATctctaaaagcaacattttgCATCATGACCCTCATAGGAATCACTGTGAACTCATTCTTTGTGGTATTAAACTTTTAAAGCATTAAACTTGCTAATTAAATATTAAGTCTGCTGAACAAACGAGAAAATGTTTGCCCAGAACCTCTGGTCAACACCAATTACACACTGCCATGTTTATATTTGAGAATGATCAAAGTTCAAATCTTAGTTCAGGAAGCCTACTTATAATGTCTCATTTGCAATACCTTTCACTGACTTCAACATGTCCCATTTCAGATAAAATACACTTATCTGACGCAGTATAGCAGTGAGACTTGTAACATTTCACACATTCtattttgtaataaaataaaaaataaaaaagcactGAAATATCAAGGTCAGTACAAACCCTTGGATTTTCAGTTGGCTACATGGATTCTTTCATTTTGCAAGAGTTTATGTTTTCTAAATGACACAGTAAACAAGAAAAATTACAGCCTCATTGCATCCCAATCTGAGTTCTCCAAACTCAAATCGACTCCTTCACCTTCATATATTTACTCACATTCACAAATGTGGACACATACAATGCTATGTATCTATAAGGACAAAACGCATAATAGTACCAAATTAACTTTCTATGAAAGACATTAAGCGGAATGGAGCTCAATTGGCATGAGATTAATTTCGTAGATATTGTTATTGCTCTTCtttctaaaaaaaacaacaaaaataaatagaTTCCCTCTTAGACCGTCCATTCGTTTTATCACTGGCTTGACGTGAGTGGAATGAAAATGCTACAaatcaaagaaaacaaaggTCATACAAATTAGTCGATGTTCGCTTACAAAAAGGCAAAGTACTATTAACAGTTATAATTAAAGTGCTCTTTCTTTTTAGAGATTCTTCCTGATCTGCGTGGCTTGTTCTCCAATTGGCTGTCTGCTGAGGCCCACGACCGAAGTGGGTACTTGTCGGGACTTGTCTTCTGCCTGTCCATTTTTTGACGTTCCTTGTCAAATTGTCTCTGAAGCCTGAGCGCAAGCTCTCggtcctctctctcctggtgAAGTCGTTGCACGTATAAGTCCACCTCTCGGCCGCAGGCCTCCGACTCATCCACCGGCTCCTCCGTCCTGGTCCTCTTCACCTGACCTTCATCTCCCTCCAGATGTTTGGTCTTCTGACTCCGTTTCTTGCCCCTCCTTGAGGTAGGTCTGTTCTGGGCACAGTTCCTAACGTTGGACTCCTTCTGCAGGTCCGGCGTGTCCAAGCCTTTTGGACTGCAGCGGCCAGATCCTGCATGTCCGTCGAGCACGGACTTCTTTTCCTCCACATCACCTGGTGTGTCTGGGCCACTCAGGCCTTGTATGTCAGGGAGCTGGCCAGAGGTGCAACCTTCTGGCTGGTTTACACGTCCATGTTCAGCTCCCGAAGGCTTCAGTCTAGATAGAGTTGCTGAATAAGAGCCGATGCTCAGCGACTCAGTGCCGGAGAGTCCTGCCTCTCCAGCACACTCATCAAATATCAGCTTGCGCTTGTTGCTAACAACACTTTTCTCCCTCGCTGCTCCAACAGATTCTGGTTGTTTACCACACGTGCACAGGCTCTCAAGTGCCCTGTCCTTCAGAGGGTCGCAGGAGCACGGCTTCCCATCAGCCCTGTCCTTCCGTGGCCTCTCCTTGGCGATGAGCTCCTTGGCGATGGGGCTGGTGATGGTCCCCTTGGAGGTGACCTTGATGTGGTTCTGTCGGTCCACCTCCACCTGCCTCCACTTCTGCAGGATGCTGGGGCTGGCCTCGTAGCTGGTGTTCTTCTGCAGGCTGCGGCTCAGGTTGCGGGGCGTGGACTTGACGATGGTGGGCTCCATCACGCGGCCGTCGGGCAGCCGCTTGGGCGGGGTGCAGGGCGAGCAGACGATGGGCTTGAAGTGGTTCAGCTCCTCGGAGATGCTGTCGTTGCTCTCGGGGCTGATGGACCTCTCGGGTTTGGACGGGGGGGCGGGGAAAGGGGTCGAGCTGGCCAGCGCGTTCCTCCAGTGGTGCCGTCGCTCTGGGAGGAGAACGGGCGCCGACAGGGAACGGCTGTTCTCCGATGACAGCAGGATCCCAGCATTGAAGCTGTGCACGATGCTTACCTAATGGACAAACGGTACGAACGGACAAacacggacaaacacacacgcacacacacacacacacacacactcatgagaaGCTAAAACTATGTCAGGCACTGACAGGCAGCCACATTAGGCCCTTTCGCACTGTAGGAACTTTTTGCAGTTCCTATAACTGTTTGAGCTCCTCCTTAGGGTTATTGATAATGCTGATTCTGTTTTTTAATGGTTCCTGACACCATGAGCTTCTAGGTTGTCAATACACTTCAGTAGCTAGTACCTAAATAGCAATGCTGTCCTTTTCATCATGTAATAATTGGGATATTAATGTGTGTTAACTTATCATCTCAGAGTTCCTactgtgtgtgaatgcaaaAAGAACTGTAGTTCTAGGGGTAGCCTCTCCAGTTAGTAGTAAGTAGAACTGTGTAAACAATTATACAATTATGTAACAATACAATTATGTAACCAAGTATTACTCTATTATAATCACTATAATCAATAAAATGATTATATTGATCCCTGTTATTTGAAGCACAGGTCAGATCCTACCTTGTCTGGCACGGGGATGTGTGGAAGCCCTCTCATTTTGCCTCTGTGTTCGTCCGTGTCAGTGCAGCTTCTGCTTCTCTTCACCAAACTGGTTGGGAGACTACAAGAACAAATGTTCCACTGAGTGACTGGGAACACAAACATACTACTGGGTATATGCACATGTCTGAAAAAAAGTCTTCATATGTCTACATGGACAGAGAAAAACCGGGAGActcgcagacagacagacacacaagcaacaGGACACAGAGAGCCACTGTAGTACCTTCTGCTAAAGGCTGGAGAGGTTCTTGTCTTGCGGACAAAAGCCGATACATGCCTCGTCCTCCTCCCGATAGGCTCCTCGTTCTCAGAGTCTGAGAGCACTCCACACAACTGAACAACATCACAAATGACACTCTTTTGAGCTTGCCCGTGACAAAGTAACCTCTATTTAATTATGCCAAaaatgttgcttgttaaaaacattaaacacaaaaaaaaagtctttaAAAACTGAGTTTAACTGTTCTGATACACCTTTAAGAATGCAATCACACATACAATAATGTCAGGTTTAGTATTTTTCTATCGCAAACTTCCAgacgctctgctccacactagATGAGCGGACAAGGCACGTACCGGGTCTTGGAAGGGTTTGGGCGCATTAGATTCCTCTTTTCGATGAAGAGCTGCTTTTCGCCTCTTGTCCTCCTTGTCTTCATTTGTCCCTACCTGTTTGTACAACAACAAAATAGACTGGCCATCACTGAGCAGTATACATTAGTGTGTATGGCCACTGTCAACAAATGCATTACCAACATAGCCAACAAAGACAACATTACGCTTCTGTCACCATCCCACCTTAAGCTTTTGTTTGTCATGGTCCTGTCGGAGATCTCCTGTCTTACAAATTTGCGCCAGTGATCGGAAAATCTCTGTGGATTAAGATTATCCAAAGTGAGTTCACATTTGACAAAGCGAGGGTTTCTCCAGTGTTTGACTTCACACCTATACTGCAAACCACACAAATCCTGTTTTTTAAAATTCACAAATCAAGCAATTTCATTTTTAATTGGATAGGATAAACCTGCTATGGTGCTTAATATACACTTTAAATAGGATTCAAGTAATGTGACCACTCCCACAAAACAGCACACATGTCTGGACTAGTTGTTCCTGTTGGGAATTTGTCCAGGCAAGTAACCAGGTGGAAGTACACTATAAGCTTGTGACAATTTCATGAACCCTTGTGTGGGTGATGTTATAGCTCACCaaacactgaaaaaaaatattcatgaGACTATTCCCCCAGCATGTTcgctaaataaacaaaaaaggcTCTCTGTAGCCTACCTTCTCAAATTAACTGTTCTTCAAGCTACTTGTCACGTGACGATAATGATGTAAACAACTAATCGTTTCCAGTTGGTAAAAGATACGGAAAGTCGAATAATGTGTGGAATGTGTAATACTGACATTCGACTAAGGTTAGATTTATGCCAACACATTTGCTGACGCCATGTTACGAGGGATCAAAAACACCAACTTGCATTTTTTGATCCCCAGTAACCTGAATCACGGAAACCACTTCTTAAAAAATGACGCGCTTTTCTACTTTATTTAGAACTTCAGATAGATTCTACGTGCTATAATCGTGAAAAGAGAGACTAAATAAGTCATTTTGAATTTGCATGGATATATCTTGGCAGTTagctgtcaaaataaaagtagcGATACCTTCACCCACGGCCTCTCCTGCTCGCTGCTCCAATCGGCGCTTGCAGTTGTCCGGATAACTCTTCCGAACCATATCCCAGAGTTCGGTGTTCACCAGGCTTTTCTCACGGGACTGTTTACGGGCCCAGCTGGACACTCGTAACCGGCAACGGGGACAGCATAAACTAAACTCCACAGTCCGCTCGAAACAATGCAGACATACAGAATGCCGACATGGCATAGTCACGGGCTCCAACAAAATATCCAAACACACCGGACACCTGACCTCCTCTATAGTTAGCACTCGTGCAGGTGTGCGAATGCAAGGTACGGTAGCGGGCCTGgttcttcctctctgtcctaATCCGCTGGCGGATTTGGCGGACCCCATCGCCGCCATTTTCAATGGTATCTCCCTGGCTGCCTCTAGTTTTGAAAACAATCCCCGCCCAACCAATGCATCAAGGGCAAATGACACGGGCTGCATATTCTGCTCGCAACTGCGCAAATGTACAGATCTGTACTGTATATGGATAGGCAGAGAGGGATTGTGATGTGTTTTTGACGATATACATTATTCATTGACCGCGTAAGTGCGCTTCCCTGACCTCACATTTATGTGCAGTAGGTTACTTctaataggcctatgttatgCTATCCTTAGACAATATGTTACCGACACGTTCACAATTTTCATTAGATTTTACCTTTTTTGCAATATGAATGTTAACCACCCTTTTCACCCTTTTGCATAGTTCACAGCATAATTTATATGAAAAGTGTGAGAGAAATATAGGCTACCAATTCAAGAATGTCCATCATTTAGGGTTATCAAGGTTTGAGTTTAAGAAGGTTTGAGAAAGTGATTCTTCTCTAATCACATAACATTGAACTGTTATGATGTCGAAAAATGGTATGTTTCCCTCACAACTTTGGGTGACAAAAGTGATATTTGGTGTAACACTCAGGGTGACATAGACACGGCTCATGTGGAAAGAGTGCTTTTGTCTAAATTAGTTCTTCGATAATCCATTGATTAGGCTAATTCAACAATTTGCCCAACATTTTAGAATGGAGCTGTTCCCATCCGCATAACCAGCTCTCTATTGCTCTCTAGTGGTGGAAAAAAAGTTACTGTCTGTTCTGGTTTTATTCTCTGACCCAAAAAAGACAAGAATATTGTTGCACTCCAACTTCATTTGTCAGAAAATTAGTAATTTACATAAAACAAATGACATGATTTATGTGAAAAGCTTTAAATAAAGGGTTCCCCAAACATATGTTCTCTATTATTTTTATGTCTTGTCTAATCTATCCCTTCTCTCAGGAAAACATGCCAACATTTTCAGGTCTGTAATATCATGCAGTATTATTTCATATGTCTACACATTTATCTTGTCCCTGAATCCCAGTTCCTTGCTTGGCTGTGCTCCTTGGCTGAATACAAGAGCAAACAGCTGCCTGAGAGTCTGGCACAGACTGAATCCATAAGGTCTTCCTGTATTAATCTACTAGACATGCAGTACAGACTGTGCTGCAGAAACTACACACCATAGTCAAATTTCTATTACCCTTTAATAGCATGATGCAAGGATAGAAATATACATTCAGCTAAAATATCTGCAACGTAGTTATTGCAAAGTCGTGCATGCAACTCACTTGCAAACTTCAGGCACCATCATCCAGAAGCATACAGTATTTCGCTGAAATAAATTGAAACTCAAAACATTATAGTTCACCATAGTTCCATCCAGGCTGATCATGAAATTGAGAGACCTGAACATCAGTCCCTCTCTGTGCAGTTGGATCCTTGACTTCCTGACTGACAGGACACAGGCGGTATACCATCATCTCCTCCACTGGTGCACCGCAGGGATGTGTGTTAAGCCCCCTGCTGTACTCGTTGTACACTCATGACTGTATGGCAACTCACACCTCAAACACCATTAATAAGTTTGCTGATGACACCACCCTAATAGGCTGTGTCACGAGTGATGATGAGTCTGCTTACAGAGCAGAGGTGGCAACCCTGACATCCTGGTGCCAAGACAACAACCTGCTGCTCAACGTCAGCAAAACCAAGGAGTTGATTCTGGACTGCAGGAAGAGCACACACCCAGCAGGAGAGTCAGCTGCTTCAGATTCCTTGGAATTAACATCAGTGAGGATCTGAGCTGGTCACGGTATGGTCACAAAGTCAGCAAGACAGCGACTCTTCTTTCTTTGGCGGGTGAGGAAGTTTGGTATGGACGATGAAATACTGAACATCTACCGCtgtaccattgagagcatcctgacCGGCAACATTACAGCATGGTATGGTAACAGCACCGCTCATGATCGCAAAGCTCTGCATAGGGTGGTCAGGTCAGCGCAGCGCATCACAAGGACTGAGTTACCAACTATCCAGGACTATCCTTTACAGCCAGTGCTGCAGGAGAAAGGCTAAGAGAATCCTCACTGACCCCAGTCATCCCAGCCACAGTGTCTTCACCCTCCTACCATCTGGTAGAAGGTACAAGAGTATGCAGACTTACTAGCAGATACAGAGACAGTTTCTATCCACAAGCCAGGATGCTGAACTGTAATTCTCTTCCCCATAGCTAATCAACCTCAAACCTCAGAACTCCCACCCAAACACAACAACATAccccctcccctcacacaccatttcatcatTCCCTTTTTCATcaccacctcccacacacacagacatacacacacaaaatacaccttCTTAATTACTGCTTTTAATTTACTCTTTTAAGTTGAACTGGCTCTTGAGCTTAAGAATTTAATTACTTATAATTCATTTTATAAGTATATGACAATAAAACAACTTGAACAACTTGAATGTGAACTTGAATTATAGTTTGCTTTTATTGTTGCATTTGTTACTTATtacatttgttattttttttaaaaggagaattttgtaactgtaaagcTCAATCGTGCATTCACAGTACACTCTTTTGTCACAGTTTcggggatttttttttctttaaagaaGAGGTagttaaaaagaaaatatatttaaaatgaGTTTACTCCTGCAGCCCCGCATGCCTGGGTCATCAGTAAGGAACTAATCCATCAGTGGAGGGGACATGTGTACAGGAAGGCCTGCTGACACTGGCGCATGTGCCGATCGGGTCCCCTTGGTATATTGGAATCACAAGAGTATTCAAAATGAAGCGAGACTACTAACTGAGAGTATGTGACTCTCCATGTTGTTTAAATATGTGAGAGGCAGCATctgcaaagaaaacaaaataaatatataaggtCTCTGAATAACAAGGATGGTATTTGAACTGTACAGTTTATGGAGTATAAAATCAGAAACTTGCAAACACTTGTGACCAAGAAATATTCCACGGTGCATGCTATACTGGTCCTTCAGAGACAAACCTTGCATTTGCACATGCAAGTACAAGTACACTTACATAAATCCAGCACCTCCGCACTTGAAGATTGCAAATGGGAATTCTGCAGGGAGGCAGAAGCGTCTGCAGACGCCTTTGTAGTCGGTGCAGCCCCAGGGAAATGCAACAGCGGCATTGGCATCATCTACAACCAGAAAGGTAACGCGGCTTCGCAAATCAGAATATTTAAGGGCTACGGATGGTAATCTGTTTTTaacttaatgtttttttttagttatgTTACTATAGTTTAATTTTTCATCTGCCTGCttattaatataaattaaaacTTGACGTTCTCGTTCATGTTGGCCTCCTGGACCCCTCTTGCTAGTAACTGTCATCCTAAATCTCATTTATAAGTATAAAATCTCTCAGCAAAGTAAGAACACATCAAGTAGCTCTTGATACAACTGTCAGCAAAAAACAGCAATTCACAGATTAGAACTGTACCAAATGGCCATTGCTAAAATTAcccaaccacatacacacacacaggaaaaaacATATAGGCATTTTAAACTTGCATTATAATGTTGAGTTATAATCTATTGAATTCACTGCTTAAATATTCAAAGGCAAATCTTAAACTCACATGTGATGGACAGGAGCACTACAAGTGCCAGAAGCATGAAGCGTTGATAGATCATGGTGTCAGCTTGCCTCAAAAATGTTTGCAACACTCCAGGACCCTTGAACAGCTTCAAGTGTGGTCGTGcaaatgagtgtgagtggccGAGGGATGTTACCGCGTCCGTCACAGTCACACCCTTGTGCTTCAAATAAGACCCTTTAATTCAGAGATGAGATTATAAGCAACAGGCTCAAATGAATGGGCCATATTGTATCTACACGAACTGAGTGCTTCTCATTAACTTGGTCGTCATCCAAGATTCCCTTACTCTGAGTTTTCCCCTATACGACTGCCTCAGTAAGGGGTCAAGAAAATTGGTTTCACCTGATCAGAGACACATGTCTCATAGCATAACCCCCAAGAGCACAAACTTAAGCCATTAATATTGGAATTCCACGTCTAACTTAATCTTAAATACAAGATTAGTGAAAATGTTGTTCGTAAGGTAGGTTATACTGTAAGTcgatagagaaaaaaaaaagtcgagATATGGTTTCATTTGAGAAGGTTTGGTTTATTTGTGTCCCACAGCGCTATATACCAGTACAGCATCTCATATCACGAAGGAGCTGGGTGCTTTTGGGTGAGATGAGCCAGACCATTGGTATAGTGGAATCACAAGAGTGATGTGAATGGTGGGGAGGGGTACCTGGGTGACCCCTATCTAGTACACATGTGCAACACAGCATCTGGAAAGAGAACAAAATAAGGAAATTGTCAGgtattttgcctttgttttttttaacaaacaaataaagctCCCCCAATCCAACAATCATAATTTGAATTGACTTAGTGGACTGAATTGAGCTATTTTCTCAAAATTTTAAAATGACCACTAACATTGCTGCGTTGTGAAATAAAGTATCTTATGTTATGATAGTCCATTGGTATTGACCCATATTAGAGACAGtaatatgttttttgttgttgttgttgttctataGTGCACCATTCATTGTCCATGGGCAAAATTGATTGGAAAACC is a genomic window of Alosa sapidissima isolate fAloSap1 chromosome 15, fAloSap1.pri, whole genome shotgun sequence containing:
- the rnf169 gene encoding E3 ubiquitin-protein ligase RNF169; translated protein: MQPVSFALDALVGRGLFSKLEAAREIPLKMAAMGSAKSASGLGQRGRTRPATVPCIRTPARVLTIEEVRCPVCLDILLEPVTMPCRHSVCLHCFERTVEFSLCCPRCRLRVSSWARKQSREKSLVNTELWDMVRKSYPDNCKRRLEQRAGEAVGEEIFRSLAQICKTGDLRQDHDKQKLKVGTNEDKEDKRRKAALHRKEESNAPKPFQDPLCGVLSDSENEEPIGRRTRHVSAFVRKTRTSPAFSRSLPTSLVKRSRSCTDTDEHRGKMRGLPHIPVPDKVSIVHSFNAGILLSSENSRSLSAPVLLPERRHHWRNALASSTPFPAPPSKPERSISPESNDSISEELNHFKPIVCSPCTPPKRLPDGRVMEPTIVKSTPRNLSRSLQKNTSYEASPSILQKWRQVEVDRQNHIKVTSKGTITSPIAKELIAKERPRKDRADGKPCSCDPLKDRALESLCTCGKQPESVGAAREKSVVSNKRKLIFDECAGEAGLSGTESLSIGSYSATLSRLKPSGAEHGRVNQPEGCTSGQLPDIQGLSGPDTPGDVEEKKSVLDGHAGSGRCSPKGLDTPDLQKESNVRNCAQNRPTSRRGKKRSQKTKHLEGDEGQVKRTRTEEPVDESEACGREVDLYVQRLHQEREDRELALRLQRQFDKERQKMDRQKTSPDKYPLRSWASADSQLENKPRRSGRISKKKEHFNYNC